From Neisseria musculi, the proteins below share one genomic window:
- a CDS encoding zonular occludens toxin family protein, whose product MLYLITGVPGSGKTLKMISDLMNRKDLKNRPLYLDGISEVDNEVIPNLPIPEGETMQTWHKWAPTGAILVIDECQRVFRPRPSGSKVPDYVAELETHRHKGIDIFLLTQHPRLIDINVRSLIGHHCHISKSNLGVRRMFEWESCGDPTSRASVASAVKSVYTLDKKAFGVYKSAEEHTKIKTKLSRVVYIAPVLLAFMIAASWYIYSSWNDYTKKQTHTAKEHIAAPAASPAESAADAAAPAAAAPAAAAIPAGQYPSAKEQAETPQKPHISEDDYKPAIDGQPWTAPIYNGQNKAVQTMPYPVACVKNQNKCTCYTDQATPIKEMKKQQCLDYVADGIYNPYRRAAENTVPTAEKANEPAPPQVLVMGGKSPQNLMYDGYVEAGEQFR is encoded by the coding sequence ATGCTCTATTTGATTACAGGCGTACCGGGCAGCGGCAAAACCCTGAAAATGATTTCAGACTTAATGAACCGCAAAGATCTGAAAAACCGCCCGCTGTATTTGGACGGCATTTCCGAAGTCGACAACGAAGTCATACCCAATCTGCCCATTCCCGAAGGCGAAACCATGCAGACTTGGCACAAATGGGCGCCCACGGGGGCAATACTCGTAATCGATGAATGCCAGCGCGTATTCAGGCCGCGCCCCAGCGGCTCCAAAGTTCCTGACTACGTGGCCGAACTGGAAACACACCGCCATAAAGGCATAGATATTTTTTTGCTGACCCAACACCCCCGTCTGATAGATATAAACGTCCGCAGCCTGATTGGTCATCACTGCCATATCAGTAAAAGCAATCTGGGCGTTCGGCGTATGTTTGAATGGGAAAGTTGCGGCGATCCGACCAGCCGCGCCAGCGTGGCAAGTGCCGTCAAAAGCGTTTATACGCTCGACAAAAAAGCATTTGGGGTTTACAAAAGCGCCGAAGAACACACCAAAATCAAAACCAAGCTAAGCCGCGTTGTATATATCGCGCCCGTTTTACTGGCGTTCATGATTGCCGCTTCATGGTATATATACTCAAGCTGGAATGATTACACCAAAAAACAGACGCATACGGCCAAAGAACACATTGCCGCACCGGCGGCAAGCCCTGCGGAAAGTGCGGCGGATGCGGCTGCGCCGGCTGCCGCCGCGCCGGCTGCCGCCGCAATTCCGGCAGGGCAGTACCCGTCAGCAAAAGAACAGGCCGAAACGCCGCAAAAACCGCATATCAGCGAAGACGACTACAAACCCGCCATAGACGGCCAGCCGTGGACGGCTCCCATCTACAACGGCCAAAACAAAGCCGTACAAACCATGCCCTATCCCGTGGCGTGCGTCAAAAACCAAAACAAATGCACCTGTTATACCGACCAGGCCACACCGATTAAAGAGATGAAGAAACAGCAATGCCTTGATTACGTTGCAGACGGCATATACAATCCTTACAGACGGGCGGCAGAAAACACCGTCCCAACGGCAGAAAAGGCAAACGAACCCGCACCTCCGCAAGTGCTGGTAATGGGCGGCAAAAGCCCGCAGAATCTGATGTATGACGGTTATGTCGAAGCGGGTGAACAGTTTAGGTAA
- a CDS encoding DUF3304 domain-containing protein, with translation MKWRPGLDAEVEWRIGHFQKEGRFMTGEERNALSTQELSEKHWVQRHLKRHVPIEPYEPDGGSMQVIFYPMMRQRFMYRTERLIAPITCAITCGSNQSAIPNGSSLKPSSKSVTKKKDIEKWPCNLCPRACCSCALKGRKNSSAVLRPWPA, from the coding sequence ATAAAATGGCGCCCTGGCCTGGATGCGGAAGTGGAATGGCGGATCGGTCATTTTCAAAAAGAGGGTCGTTTTATGACGGGCGAGGAAAGAAATGCACTCTCTACCCAAGAGCTGAGTGAAAAGCACTGGGTCCAGCGCCATCTCAAACGCCATGTACCGATTGAGCCTTATGAACCGGATGGGGGCAGTATGCAGGTGATTTTTTACCCAATGATGAGGCAAAGATTTATGTATCGAACTGAGCGCCTTATAGCCCCAATCACCTGCGCTATCACTTGTGGCAGCAATCAGAGCGCGATCCCCAACGGATCCAGTTTGAAGCCGAGCAGCAAAAGCGTGACGAAAAAGAAGGATATTGAGAAATGGCCCTGCAACCTTTGCCCCAGAGCCTGCTGTTCTTGCGCGCTCAAGGGGCGCAAGAACAGCAGCGCCGTGCTGCGGCCTTGGCCTGCGTGA
- a CDS encoding lytic transglycosylase, whose product MAKLKSIALAVTGVSAVSGATYTYAAPSSQTAGMAMMRLNSSLLDQEKRSQNNLASGSLWNAMRKDFRMAEVNSNLVRSHENKFSASRAYFDRTINRSKPYMYHIANEVKKRNMPAEIALLPFIESAFVTKARSHVGASGLWQFMPATGRHFGLERTALYDGRHDVYAATNAALNYLEYLHGMFGDWSLALAAYNWGEGNVSRAINRARAQGLAPVYENLRMPAETRNYVPKLLAVRNIVKNPHAFGMGLSDIENKPYFKAVNIDKPIDTRAIARLANISESEFLALNPAFNVPVFVPKANRKLLLPAHATSTFEKNYRNAKSDELLSWDVYTAGGKTSLNRIAAEAGMDITELKRLNNTNSDSLNSGRNLLVAKNSIKGKSTNDYNYVRIETERSPLPNSYNTNTASLKQINGSDVKIAESSSAPIAILTGQTKPVSEQSSTSLAPVSIAASLIAPNQLPEKVGNTANSVKIEKTNLTAVQAPETTTIAIAEPLPLPTQTSATPISEQPTPSDESADVAVNDTSLPNRTPQATQPTDPLLALVNDTEQQRLNAADSIKNTLAQLEAEETANKARVNRIVASRSKQQQRTEARLARANAAAQHANNTHRVEAGDTLFNISQRYNLTVADLITVNNIKGNSIRKGQVLKVTAASTQRNAVRNVSYTVRKGDTLNTIASRFNVDVNDIRRWNRNTRTVTPGQRLKLIGS is encoded by the coding sequence ATGGCCAAACTAAAATCTATAGCCTTAGCCGTTACCGGCGTATCGGCAGTTTCAGGTGCAACATACACCTACGCAGCTCCTTCCAGTCAAACAGCAGGTATGGCAATGATGCGCTTGAATTCATCATTACTTGATCAAGAGAAAAGAAGCCAAAATAATCTTGCGTCCGGCAGTTTGTGGAATGCCATGCGTAAAGATTTCCGTATGGCCGAAGTTAATTCCAATTTGGTGCGCAGTCACGAAAATAAATTTTCTGCCAGCCGCGCCTATTTCGACCGTACCATCAACCGCAGCAAACCCTATATGTATCATATTGCGAATGAAGTCAAAAAACGCAATATGCCCGCCGAAATCGCCCTACTCCCTTTCATTGAAAGCGCATTTGTTACCAAAGCCAGATCCCATGTAGGTGCCTCGGGTTTATGGCAGTTTATGCCCGCCACAGGCCGTCACTTCGGGTTGGAACGCACCGCCTTATATGATGGCCGCCACGATGTATATGCCGCCACCAACGCCGCATTGAATTATCTTGAATATCTCCACGGCATGTTTGGTGACTGGTCATTGGCATTGGCTGCTTACAACTGGGGTGAAGGCAATGTCAGCCGCGCAATCAACCGTGCACGGGCACAAGGCTTGGCTCCCGTTTATGAAAACCTGCGAATGCCCGCAGAAACCCGCAATTATGTTCCCAAACTGCTTGCTGTTCGCAACATCGTGAAAAACCCCCACGCTTTCGGCATGGGCTTGAGCGATATTGAAAACAAACCTTATTTCAAAGCCGTAAATATAGATAAACCCATTGATACAAGAGCTATTGCGCGCTTGGCCAATATTAGCGAAAGTGAATTTTTGGCTCTGAACCCGGCGTTCAATGTACCTGTTTTTGTACCGAAAGCCAACCGCAAACTGCTGCTGCCGGCTCATGCCACCTCTACATTTGAGAAAAACTACCGCAATGCCAAGTCTGACGAATTGCTTTCTTGGGACGTTTACACCGCCGGCGGAAAAACCAGTTTGAACCGTATTGCCGCCGAAGCTGGCATGGATATAACCGAACTCAAACGTTTGAACAATACTAACAGCGATTCGCTCAACTCTGGCCGCAATCTGTTGGTGGCTAAAAACAGCATTAAAGGCAAAAGCACCAATGACTACAACTATGTTCGCATCGAAACTGAACGCAGCCCCTTACCCAACAGTTACAACACCAATACAGCCTCTCTAAAACAGATCAACGGTTCTGATGTCAAAATAGCTGAATCCAGTTCGGCTCCAATTGCCATTCTGACAGGCCAAACAAAACCTGTTTCGGAACAAAGCAGCACCTCACTGGCACCCGTTTCCATTGCAGCCTCTCTGATTGCCCCCAACCAACTTCCTGAAAAAGTAGGTAACACAGCCAATTCCGTTAAGATAGAGAAGACTAATCTTACCGCAGTTCAGGCCCCAGAAACCACAACAATTGCTATTGCGGAGCCCCTGCCCCTGCCTACGCAAACCTCTGCAACCCCTATTTCGGAACAACCGACCCCCTCTGACGAATCTGCCGATGTTGCCGTAAACGACACCTCTCTGCCCAACCGTACCCCCCAAGCCACCCAGCCTACAGACCCCTTGCTGGCACTGGTTAATGACACAGAACAGCAACGCTTGAATGCTGCCGACAGCATTAAAAACACACTAGCCCAATTAGAGGCCGAAGAAACTGCCAACAAAGCCCGTGTTAACCGTATTGTTGCCAGCCGCAGTAAACAGCAGCAACGTACCGAAGCCCGCTTAGCTCGAGCCAATGCAGCTGCGCAACATGCCAATAATACCCACCGAGTAGAAGCCGGTGATACTTTGTTCAATATTTCCCAGCGTTATAACTTAACCGTAGCTGATTTGATTACCGTAAACAATATCAAAGGTAACAGTATCCGCAAAGGCCAAGTATTAAAAGTAACCGCAGCCTCTACCCAGCGGAATGCCGTACGTAATGTCTCTTATACTGTACGCAAAGGTGATACACTCAACACGATTGCCAGCCGCTTTAATGTTGATGTAAACGATATCCGCCGTTGGAACCGAAATACCCGCACAGTAACACCGGGCCAACGCTTAAAACTAATCGGCAGTTGA
- a CDS encoding IS1595 family transposase, protein MRKSRLSQYKQNKLIELFVAGVTARTAAQLVSVNKNTAAYYFHRLRLLIYHNSPHLEMLDGEVEVDESYFGGQRKGKRGRGAAGKVAVFGLLKRNGKVYTVAVPNTQTATLLPIIREQVKPDSIVYTDCYKSYDVLDVSEFSHFRINHSTHFAERQNHINGIENFWNQAKRHLRKFNGIPKEHFELYLKECEWRFNNSEIKFQISILKQLVKQDLF, encoded by the coding sequence ATGAGAAAAAGTCGTTTAAGTCAGTACAAGCAAAACAAACTGATTGAACTATTTGTTGCAGGTGTTACCGCTCGCACAGCGGCGCAATTAGTTAGCGTCAATAAAAATACCGCTGCCTATTACTTCCACCGTTTGCGCTTACTTATCTATCACAACAGCCCGCATCTGGAAATGCTTGATGGTGAAGTAGAAGTTGATGAAAGCTATTTTGGCGGACAACGCAAAGGCAAACGTGGTCGCGGTGCGGCTGGCAAAGTGGCTGTATTCGGGCTTTTGAAGCGTAATGGTAAGGTTTACACCGTTGCCGTACCCAATACACAAACTGCGACTTTATTGCCAATTATCCGCGAGCAAGTGAAGCCTGATAGCATTGTTTATACCGATTGTTACAAAAGTTATGACGTTCTTGATGTGAGCGAATTTTCACATTTTCGGATCAATCACAGCACACATTTTGCTGAGCGACAAAATCACATTAACGGAATTGAGAACTTTTGGAACCAAGCAAAACGCCATTTACGCAAGTTTAATGGCATTCCCAAAGAGCATTTTGAACTGTATTTGAAAGAGTGTGAATGGCGTTTTAACAACAGTGAGATAAAATTTCAAATTTCTATTTTAAAACAATTAGTAAAGCAGGATTTGTTCTAG
- a CDS encoding Com family DNA-binding transcriptional regulator — protein sequence MKHRCKNCFKLLAVGRGCFEIKCPRCKLLNQFKTQ from the coding sequence ATGAAACACCGTTGCAAAAATTGTTTTAAATTGTTGGCTGTTGGCCGTGGCTGCTTTGAAATCAAGTGTCCGCGCTGCAAATTGCTCAATCAGTTTAAAACCCAATAA
- a CDS encoding DUF2523 family protein → MWGNLITGVLMNVAGRVIAALGLSFVSYVGINEIQAFLLSQVQEHIGGVPADALNLAYIAGIGVCLNWVFGTFSFVASLKAVSKLSAGIQRK, encoded by the coding sequence ATGTGGGGTAACCTGATTACAGGCGTTTTGATGAACGTTGCAGGCCGTGTGATTGCCGCGCTGGGTTTGTCGTTTGTCTCTTATGTCGGCATCAACGAGATACAGGCTTTTCTTCTATCACAAGTTCAAGAACATATCGGGGGTGTGCCTGCCGATGCTTTAAATCTTGCCTACATTGCAGGTATCGGCGTGTGCCTCAACTGGGTATTCGGCACTTTCTCGTTTGTCGCATCACTGAAAGCCGTTTCGAAGCTGTCGGCAGGTATTCAAAGAAAATAA
- a CDS encoding phage tail protein, translated as MYFGFNEFGHCEIIRHDAPVLTEGLYYLKADYADSNPFAWSDGAEVWFSNTPPPSHLHQLQNGEWVLPDGAAAQQLATAKADKLRQLNVAAQACIDAAAETDKLPPFEVQTWALQAAEAKAWAADSTVLTPVLDGIAAARGVPVEQLKTAALQKTLAYEALTAHIAGQRQALQSKIEAASTQAELDKIKIEFTLPDFKVR; from the coding sequence ATGTATTTTGGCTTTAATGAATTTGGGCATTGCGAAATCATCAGGCATGATGCGCCCGTCCTTACTGAAGGCCTGTATTATCTGAAAGCAGATTACGCAGATTCAAATCCATTTGCGTGGTCGGATGGGGCAGAGGTTTGGTTTAGTAATACACCGCCGCCAAGTCACCTGCACCAGCTGCAAAATGGCGAGTGGGTGCTGCCTGATGGCGCGGCCGCACAGCAACTCGCCACCGCCAAAGCCGACAAGCTGCGGCAGCTCAATGTTGCCGCCCAAGCCTGCATCGACGCTGCCGCCGAAACCGACAAACTTCCTCCTTTTGAGGTGCAGACGTGGGCATTGCAGGCTGCGGAGGCCAAAGCGTGGGCGGCAGACAGCACCGTGCTGACACCCGTTTTAGACGGCATTGCGGCTGCGCGCGGTGTACCGGTCGAGCAACTCAAGACCGCCGCGCTGCAGAAAACGCTGGCCTATGAGGCACTCACCGCCCATATCGCGGGGCAACGCCAAGCCCTACAAAGCAAGATTGAGGCTGCCAGCACCCAGGCCGAACTGGATAAAATCAAAATCGAGTTCACACTACCTGATTTTAAAGTCCGTTAA
- a CDS encoding IS1595 family transposase — MRKSRLSQYKQNKLIELFVAGVTARTAAQLVSVNKNTAAYYFHRLRLLIYHNSPHLEMLDGEVEVDESYFGGQRKGKRGRGAAGKVAVFGLLKRNGKVYTVAVPNTQTATLLPIIREQVKPDSIVYTDCYKSYDVLDVSEFSHFRINHSTHFAERQNHINGIENFWNQAKRHLRKFNGIPKEHFELYLKECEWRFNNSEIKFQISILKQSVKQDLF, encoded by the coding sequence ATGAGAAAAAGTCGTTTAAGTCAGTACAAGCAAAACAAACTGATTGAACTATTTGTTGCAGGTGTTACCGCTCGCACAGCGGCGCAATTAGTTAGCGTCAATAAAAATACCGCTGCCTATTACTTCCACCGTTTGCGCTTACTTATCTATCACAACAGCCCGCATCTGGAAATGCTTGATGGTGAAGTAGAAGTTGATGAAAGCTATTTTGGCGGACAACGCAAAGGCAAACGTGGTCGCGGTGCGGCTGGCAAAGTGGCTGTATTCGGGCTTTTGAAGCGTAATGGTAAGGTTTACACCGTTGCCGTACCCAATACACAAACTGCGACTTTATTGCCAATTATCCGCGAGCAAGTGAAGCCTGATAGCATTGTTTATACCGATTGTTACAAAAGTTATGACGTTCTTGATGTGAGCGAATTTTCACATTTTCGGATCAATCACAGCACACATTTTGCTGAGCGACAAAATCACATTAACGGAATTGAGAACTTTTGGAACCAAGCAAAACGCCATTTACGCAAGTTTAATGGCATTCCCAAAGAGCATTTTGAACTGTATTTGAAAGAGTGTGAATGGCGTTTTAACAACAGTGAGATAAAATTTCAAATTTCTATTTTAAAACAATCAGTAAAGCAGGATTTGTTCTAG
- a CDS encoding class I SAM-dependent methyltransferase, with amino-acid sequence MNLEMFDNWFLQTVAGQYVAGWEKSFFKRFYFCGEMQIAVQAGMCGWLEPLGTWLCNSRDFYMDAGVWAWADESVDVLLMPHTLECSGVPYVTLAEAYRVMKPEGKVVLTGFNPYSLWGCSNWFDGVLLPDKKFCLPLQTLKANAKALGFEVVFGQFMVYVPPFDNEKLLRLCHFMEAAGNRWWPHKAAVYGLVLQKSVGGVHILPEYGQVLQNAEMVLGMAKIKSRFLNADCC; translated from the coding sequence ATGAATTTGGAAATGTTTGATAACTGGTTTTTACAAACAGTAGCAGGGCAATATGTCGCTGGTTGGGAAAAAAGCTTTTTCAAGCGGTTTTACTTCTGTGGCGAAATGCAGATAGCTGTTCAGGCAGGTATGTGCGGCTGGTTGGAGCCGCTCGGCACATGGCTTTGCAATAGTCGCGATTTTTATATGGATGCAGGCGTGTGGGCATGGGCAGATGAGTCGGTAGATGTATTATTGATGCCGCATACACTGGAATGCAGCGGAGTTCCCTATGTTACGCTTGCTGAAGCTTACCGCGTGATGAAACCGGAAGGAAAAGTAGTGCTGACGGGGTTTAACCCTTATTCGTTGTGGGGATGTAGTAATTGGTTTGACGGTGTGCTGTTGCCCGACAAAAAATTTTGCCTGCCTCTGCAAACGCTAAAAGCGAATGCAAAAGCTTTGGGGTTTGAAGTCGTTTTTGGTCAGTTTATGGTTTATGTGCCCCCTTTCGACAACGAGAAGCTGTTGCGGCTGTGTCATTTTATGGAAGCGGCAGGCAACCGCTGGTGGCCGCATAAGGCGGCAGTGTATGGGCTGGTGTTGCAGAAAAGTGTGGGCGGGGTACACATACTGCCGGAATACGGACAAGTCCTGCAGAATGCTGAAATGGTCTTGGGTATGGCTAAAATCAAAAGCCGTTTCTTAAACGCAGACTGTTGTTAA
- a CDS encoding DNA adenine methylase — protein sequence MTQKPLPIVPWMGGKRRLAKHLIPMFPEHTCYVELFAGGAALFFLRPQPAKCEVLNDINGQLINLYRVVQHHFDEFVRQFEWTLTSREVFARLQSTPTEAMTDIQRAARFFYLQHTAFGGKTVDQHFGTATTGRGFTAADIAGRLKAAQQRLNGVYIENEPWEKCFKRYDREHTFFYADPPYWQLAGYDRAFDWPQYELLAKMMAECKGKVMLSINDHPDIRKLFKDFRIHRLELAYSVGRDKTQKTSGELVICNW from the coding sequence ATGACTCAAAAGCCTCTGCCAATTGTTCCATGGATGGGTGGTAAACGCCGTTTGGCCAAACACCTGATTCCGATGTTTCCCGAGCATACTTGCTACGTTGAGCTCTTCGCCGGTGGCGCGGCATTGTTTTTCCTGCGGCCGCAACCGGCCAAGTGTGAGGTGCTCAACGATATCAACGGTCAGCTCATCAATTTGTATCGCGTGGTTCAGCACCATTTCGACGAGTTCGTACGCCAATTCGAGTGGACGCTGACCAGTAGAGAGGTGTTCGCCCGCCTGCAATCCACCCCGACCGAAGCGATGACCGACATCCAACGTGCCGCACGCTTCTTCTACCTTCAACACACCGCTTTCGGCGGTAAAACGGTTGACCAACACTTCGGCACGGCCACCACCGGCCGCGGCTTTACCGCCGCCGACATCGCAGGCCGTCTGAAAGCCGCACAGCAAAGGCTGAACGGTGTGTACATCGAGAACGAACCGTGGGAAAAGTGCTTCAAACGCTACGACCGCGAACACACCTTCTTCTACGCCGACCCGCCGTACTGGCAGCTTGCAGGCTACGACAGAGCCTTTGACTGGCCGCAGTATGAGCTGTTGGCCAAAATGATGGCGGAGTGCAAAGGCAAGGTCATGCTTTCCATCAACGACCACCCGGATATTCGGAAGCTGTTTAAAGATTTCCGTATTCATAGGCTGGAGTTGGCCTATTCAGTTGGCCGTGATAAAACGCAAAAGACCAGCGGTGAGCTGGTCATCTGTAACTGGTAG